AGTTGCGTAGTAACTTTCATCGTTGAGTACAATAATTTGAAGTTAGTAACTATAACTACAAAAATATCAATTATTCACTAAAAATATCAATTATTCACTACTTTGCGAAAGTCCTGTACCTGCTTTAAGTGAATATTCTAGATTTGAATCTTTATCAATATTTTGTAAGATTTCAACTATTTCGTTATAACCACTCTCTAATGCAATATCAAGTGGTGTTTCCCCGTATTTATTTGGTATATTTAGATCTACCTTCGCATTTATTAAGGCTTCAACTATTTCTTTATGACCGCTATTTGCTGCATAATAAAGAGGTGTCTTCCCCTTTTTATTTGGTATATTTAGATTTGCCTTCGCATTTATTAAGGCCACAACTATTTCTTTTTGATCTTCCTCTGCTGCAATATGAAGTGGTGTTTCCCAGTATTTATTTTCTATATTTAGATCTGCCTCAGCATCTATTAAGGCCTTAGCTATTTCTTTTTGACCTTCCTTTGCTGCAATATGAAGTGGTGTTTCCCCGTATTTATCTTTTCTATTTAGATCTGCCCCAGCATTTATTAAGGCCACAACTATTTCTTTTTGACCTTCCTTTGCTGCAATATGAAGTGGTGTCTCCCCGTCTTTATCTTTTCTATTTAGATCTACCTTCGCATTTATTAAGGCTTCAACTATTTCTTTATGACCGCTATCTGCTGCATAATAAAGTGGTGTATGCCCGTTGTCATTTTGTATATTTAGATCTACCTTCGCATCTATTAACATTTTAGCTATTTCTTTATGACCCCTATTTGCTGCATAATGAAGTGGTGTCTCCCCGTCTTTATCTTTTCTATTTAGATCTGCTTTCGCATCTATTAACATTTTAGCTATTTCTTTATGACCCCTATTTGCTGCATAATGAAGTGGTGTATCACTGTTGTGATTTTGTATCTTTAGATCTGCTTTCGCATCTATTAACATTTTAGCTATTTCTTTATGACCCCTATTTGCTGCATAATAAAGT
This genomic window from Cardinium endosymbiont of Culicoides punctatus contains:
- a CDS encoding ankyrin repeat domain-containing protein yields the protein MCHMPEINRLLDIGNSDRQRLFHEAVLKNDINEVQQLLSDRNVNVNKKNDEGNTALYTVLERVLSEPNTMDFMPMFDLLIKAKAHLNEPNKDRKMLLHKAAECGHQGIVDALIKAKAYLNIKDKKGETPLHKAAANGHQEIVEALIKAKADLNIQNKDVRTPFYLAILIKDCGRHTPLHIAAKEGQKEIVVALIKAGADLNRKGQYGHTPLHIAAECGHQGIVEALIKAGANLNIQHKCGETPLHFAANRGHKEIAKMLIDAKVDLNIQDKDGHTPLYYAANRGHKEIAKMLIDAKADLKIQNHNSDTPLHYAANRGHKEIAKMLIDAKADLNRKDKDGETPLHYAANRGHKEIAKMLIDAKVDLNIQNDNGHTPLYYAADSGHKEIVEALINAKVDLNRKDKDGETPLHIAAKEGQKEIVVALINAGADLNRKDKYGETPLHIAAKEGQKEIAKALIDAEADLNIENKYWETPLHIAAEEDQKEIVVALINAKANLNIPNKKGKTPLYYAANSGHKEIVEALINAKVDLNIPNKYGETPLDIALESGYNEIVEILQNIDKDSNLEYSLKAGTGLSQSSE